One Oncorhynchus nerka isolate Pitt River linkage group LG5, Oner_Uvic_2.0, whole genome shotgun sequence genomic window carries:
- the LOC115129812 gene encoding LOW QUALITY PROTEIN: SLIT and NTRK-like protein 3 (The sequence of the model RefSeq protein was modified relative to this genomic sequence to represent the inferred CDS: deleted 2 bases in 1 codon), with product MLWLSLLSVVVLGCVTPTQTHTHTHTPTPTSTHTPMVDSSEEEVDEPCFEPCTCEVKEGVLHVHCDGRGFTNASQVSQSWLRPFKLNLQRNSLRRLYSNGFLHHSNAVAINLGNNALQDIRAGAFHGLGTLRRLYLHENKLEVFRNDTFSGLEALEYLQADYNVIKRIDSGALRYLLKLRVLILNDNLIPALPPHLFRSVSLTHLDLRGNRLKSLAYAGTLEYVGRSLMELQLEENPWICGCEAVQLQTWLGHIPYTAVVGDITCEYPFHLHGKDLREIPRKELCAGEVEGEGEKEGEREKHGGVQPPQHPSSNPKANPKPGRPRPTKPSSMVHHQNTHTSSSSTSSSSVERRGRERSPRPTKRPRPSRTPPTQRSLLPNQPPPIAGYQTRPPIPIICPLGCTCNLHISDLGLTVNCKESGFHNVSQLTPRPLNGRKLYLSGNLIQRIYKSDFWNFSSLDLLHLGNNRISFIQEGAFSSLPTLRSLYLNGNNLQRLSPHMFLGLLNLRYLYFEYNEIGVVEVGAFSPMPSLQLLFLNANLLRSLPIGVFQGISLSRLNLRNNHFLSLPVEGVLEDLTGLVQVDLQQNPWECRCDAAPLKRWLEGLSAVVVVGEVVCHSPEETTGTDLRSLSLDLLCPDLDTHQATVENQGEWNSSTAPDGDFSLGYPVPGHGPLGPLPKTSIPLSVLVLSLLVLFVSAFFAAAALIAYALRRRDKLPFRRQGEVDLAGIQMECGIFTEQQHHRLPVPKTPPPLSALQHSLVYDSILPADPGPNPNLSPSTHMCSSPVYKNEDDSVVKQQWQQQKQFSTSKENGNVGRYHSAGQRESEGHYRFVAERERECNMEVSRSPISTVAGAVGPPLSDLHGNGTLCPTVIDSQGPTPKVGLVDCLFGISGMSATVPEFRDLPDRYTRPPPPRYPHPPQPLSPPPKEETRASQSLVVTTMTACAGPSNSNQSQNSEFPRELRMRLSTKPDYMEVLDRSYQF from the exons ATGCTGTGGCTCTCCCTGCTGTCTGTGGTGGTCCTGGGTTGTGTGACCCCGacccagacacacactcacacacacaccccgacacccacctccacacacacccctATGGTGGACAGCTCGGAGGAGGAGGTGGACGAACCGTGCTTCGAGCCGTGCACGTGCGAGGTCAAAGAGGGCGTGTTGCACGTGCACTGTGATGGGCGGGGCTTCACTAACGCCAGCCAG GTGTCCCAGTCCTGGCTCCGCCCCTTCAAGCTCAACCTGCAGAGGAACTCCTTGAGGCGTCTCTATAGCAACGGCTTCCTGCACCATAGCAATGCCGTGGCGATAAACCTAGGCAACAACGCGCTGCAGGACATCCGTGCCGGGGCGTTTCATGGTCTGGGGACACTGAGACGCCTCTACCTCCACGAGAACAAGCTGGAGGTGTTCCGCAACGACACCTTCTCTGGTCTGGAGGCACTGGAGTACCTGCAG GCCGACTACAATGTCATCAAACGCATCGACAGCGGGGCACTACGCTACCTGCTTAAATTACGAGTGCTCATCCTCAACGACAACCTGATCCCTGCTCtgcctcctcatctcttcag atctgtgtctctgACCCACCTGGACCTGCGGGGGAACCGTCTGAAGAGCCTGGCCTACGCCGGGACCCTGGAGTACGTGGGCCGTAGCCTGATGGAGCTCCAGCTGGAGGAGAACCCCTGGATCTGTGGCTGTGAGGCAGTCCAGCTGCAGACCTGGCTGGGACACATCCCCTACACCGCAGTGGTGGGGGACATCACCTGCGAATACCCCTTCCACCTGCACGGGAAAGACCTGAGGGAGATACCACGCAAAGAACTGTGTGccggagaggtggagggagagggggagaaggagggagagagggagaagcacgGAGGGGTACAGCCTCCTCAGCATCCGTCCTCTAACCCGAAAGCGAACCCCAAGCCTGGGAGGCCCAGACCAACCAAACCGTCCTCCATGGTTCACCATCAGAACACACATACCTCATCTTCGTCGACTTCTTCATCATCGGTGGAgcggaggggtagagagaggtcccCTCGGCCCACCAAGCGTCCCCGGCCCTCCAGGACACCCCCCACCCAGCGTAGCCTCCTCCCCAACCAGCCCCCTCCCATCGCAGGGTACCAGACTCGCCCCCCCATCCCCATCATATGTCCTCTGGGGTGCACCTGTAACCTTCACATCTCAG ACCTAGGGTTGACAGTCAACTGTAAGGAGAGCGGCTTCCATAATGTGTCCCAGCTCACGCCACGCCCCCTCAACGGACGGAAGCTGTACCTCAGCGGCAACCTCATCCAGCGGATCTATAAGTCAGATTTCTGGAATTTTTCCAGTCTGGATCTACTTCACCTGGGAAACAACCGGATCTCCTTTATTCAG GAGGGAGCGTTCTCCAGCCTGCCGACCCTGAGGAGTCTCTACCTGAATGGCAACAACCTGCAGAGGCTTAGCCCACACATGTTCCTGGGTCTACTTAACCTCAG GTACCTGTACTTTGAGTACAATGAGATCGGTGTGGTGGAGGTGGGAGCGTTCAGCCCCATGCCGTCTCTCCAGCTGCTCTTCCTCAACGCCAACCTGCTGAGGTCACTTCCTATCGGAGTGTTCCAGGGCATCTCCCTCTCTCGCCTCAACCTTCGCAACAACCACTTCCTCAGCCTGCCTGTAGAGGGGGTGTTAGAGGACCTCACTGGACTGGTGCAG GTGGACCTGCAGCAGAACCCATGGGAGTGCCGGTGTGATGCGGCCCCTCTGAAGCGCTGGCTGGAGGGCCTGagtgcggtggtggtggtgggggaggtggTCTGTCACTCACCAGAAGAGACCACAG GTACAGACCTTCGCTCTCTTTCCCTGGACCTCCTCTGTCCAGACCTGGACACCCACCAGGCCACGGTGGAGAACCAGGGGGAGTGGAACAGCTCCACAGCCCCAGACGGTGATTTCTCTCTGGGCTACCCCGTGCCAGGCCATGGCCCCCTGGGTCCCCTCCCTAAGACTTCCATCCCTCTGTCGGTGTTGGTTCTCAGCCTGCTGGTGCTGTTCGTGTCGGCGTTCTTTGCGGCAGCGGCGCTGATCGCCTATGCCCTGAGGAGGCGGGACAAGCTGCCGTTCCGGCGGCAGGGAGAGGTGGATCTGGCCGGGATCCAGATGGAATGTGGGATATTCACCGAGCAGCAGCACCACAGGTTACCGGTACCGAagacccctcctcctctgtctgcctTGCAGCATAGCCTTGTCTACGATAGCATCCTCCCCGCCGACcctggccctaaccctaacctcagtcCCTCAACACACATGTGCAGTAGCCCAGTCTATAAGAATGAGGATGATTCAGTGGTGAAGCAGCAATGGCAACAACAGAAGCAGTTCTCTACTTCTAAAGAGAACGGGAACGTGGGAAGATACCACTCGgcggggcagagagagagcgaaggacaCTATCGTtttgtggcagagagagagcgagagtgtaaCATGGAGGTGTCCCGTTCCCCCATCAGTACCGTTGCCGGGGCAGTGGGACCCCCTCTTTCAGATCTCCATGGAAACGGGACCCTCTGCCCAACGGTCATAGACAGCCAGGGCCCCACCCCCAAGGTGGGATTGGTTGACTGCCTGTTTGGGATCTCTGGAATGTCCGCCACTGTCCCAGAGTTCCGAGACCTGCCGGACAGGTATACACGTCCCCCACCACCCCGCTATCCCCACCCTCCACAACCCCTCAGCCCCCCG CCCAAAGAGGAAACTAGAGCCAGCCAATCACTCGTGGTTACTACAATGACAGCGTGCGCGGGGCCAAGCAATAGTAATCAGAGCCAGAACTCAGAGTTTCCGCGAGAGTTGAGAATGAGACTCAGTACCAAGCCGGATTACATGGAAGTCCTGGACAGATCTTATCAGTTCTAA